Proteins from one Hyperolius riggenbachi isolate aHypRig1 chromosome 4, aHypRig1.pri, whole genome shotgun sequence genomic window:
- the LOC137570645 gene encoding mitochondrial ubiquitin ligase activator of nfkb 1-A-like isoform X1 — translation MEVSGLERLCAGSSFALASLFYYLYWRQRATVRRIEAASRLQMSADLQALMEETREIHYVALEGRVEAVGKPLCSQNYPDLQAVIQKQQMIEHSLLWNSLTKSWNEYERVVHESVKEIPFRLRPLEDDECSVLVCHPLLASGLTLQTVHERFQAASLGLGELIGHYLSGEKPTGLLEIEEILPVGSTITGLGKLTLNSDGEITLVPPQDGSTYFLSLAGYEDVLHGQQSIAYFWRGAAFLFGALGTAVVCIALYRAYQRYKEKHRQEDHFDQQHIVTPMSDDESVDSERLCVICISKTRECVILPCGHVCCCFQCYQALPNQICPICRCHIERVVPLYQV, via the exons atggaggtgtCAGGCCTGGAGCGGCTGTGTGCGGGCTCCAGCTTTGCTCTCGCCAGCCTCTTCTATTACTTGTACTGGAGGCAGCGGGCGACTGTTCGGCGCATTGAG GCTGCCTCCAGGCTACAGATGAGCGCTGATTTACAGGCACTGATGGAAGAAACCCGGGAAATACATTATGTAGCACTGGAAG GAAGGGTGGAAGCAGTGGGTAAACCTCTCTGTAGCCAGAATTATCCTGACCTCCAGGCTGTAATTCAGAAGCAGCAAATGATAGAGCACAGTCTGCTCTGGAACAGCCTGACGAAAAGCTG GAATGAATATGAGAGAGTAGTTCACGAGAGTGTGAAGGAAATTCCTTTCCGGTTACGACCTCTGGAGGATGATGAATGCTCTGTACTGGTGTGTCACCCACTGCTTGCATCTGGCCTGACTTTACAAACTGTCCATGAACGCTTTCAAGCTGCTTCTCTCGGTCTTGGTGAGCTAATTGGCCACTACCTGAGTGGGGAAAAACCCACAGGCTTGTTAGAGATAGAAGAGATTCTGCCGGTTGGGAGTACCATAACTGGACTGGGAAAGTTGACCCTGAACAGTGATGGAGAAATTACTTTAGTGCCTCCTCAAGATGGATCTACATACTTCTTATCGCTTGCTGGGTATGAAGACGTTTTACATGGACAGCAATCCATAGCTTATTTTTGGAGAGGAGCAGCATTTCTCTTTGGAGCTTTGGGAACTGCTGTGGTATGCATCGCCCTGTACCGAGCATATCAGCGTTATAAAGAGAAACACCGGCAAGAAGACCACTTTGATCAGCAACACATTGTAACTCCAATGTCTGATGATGAGTCAGTGGATTCTGAAAGACTGTGTGTAATCTGCATTTCTAAAACACGTGAATGTGTGATCCTTCCATGTGGACATGTATGCTGCTGTTTCCAGTGTTATCAAGCTCTGCCTAACCAAATATGCCCCATCTGCAGATGCCACATAGAAAGGGTTGTCCCTCTTTATCAAGTATAA
- the LOC137570645 gene encoding mitochondrial ubiquitin ligase activator of nfkb 1-A-like isoform X2 has translation MQHLTHIHRSKCLFLHIWAPLTSRWISVSIAGQVYEAASRLQMSADLQALMEETREIHYVALEGRVEAVGKPLCSQNYPDLQAVIQKQQMIEHSLLWNSLTKSWNEYERVVHESVKEIPFRLRPLEDDECSVLVCHPLLASGLTLQTVHERFQAASLGLGELIGHYLSGEKPTGLLEIEEILPVGSTITGLGKLTLNSDGEITLVPPQDGSTYFLSLAGYEDVLHGQQSIAYFWRGAAFLFGALGTAVVCIALYRAYQRYKEKHRQEDHFDQQHIVTPMSDDESVDSERLCVICISKTRECVILPCGHVCCCFQCYQALPNQICPICRCHIERVVPLYQV, from the exons ATGCAGCACCTGACACACATACACCGCAGCAAATGCCTGTTCCTCCATATATGGGCACCGCTGACTTCCCGGTGGATTAGTGTGtcaatagcaggacaggtctacGAG GCTGCCTCCAGGCTACAGATGAGCGCTGATTTACAGGCACTGATGGAAGAAACCCGGGAAATACATTATGTAGCACTGGAAG GAAGGGTGGAAGCAGTGGGTAAACCTCTCTGTAGCCAGAATTATCCTGACCTCCAGGCTGTAATTCAGAAGCAGCAAATGATAGAGCACAGTCTGCTCTGGAACAGCCTGACGAAAAGCTG GAATGAATATGAGAGAGTAGTTCACGAGAGTGTGAAGGAAATTCCTTTCCGGTTACGACCTCTGGAGGATGATGAATGCTCTGTACTGGTGTGTCACCCACTGCTTGCATCTGGCCTGACTTTACAAACTGTCCATGAACGCTTTCAAGCTGCTTCTCTCGGTCTTGGTGAGCTAATTGGCCACTACCTGAGTGGGGAAAAACCCACAGGCTTGTTAGAGATAGAAGAGATTCTGCCGGTTGGGAGTACCATAACTGGACTGGGAAAGTTGACCCTGAACAGTGATGGAGAAATTACTTTAGTGCCTCCTCAAGATGGATCTACATACTTCTTATCGCTTGCTGGGTATGAAGACGTTTTACATGGACAGCAATCCATAGCTTATTTTTGGAGAGGAGCAGCATTTCTCTTTGGAGCTTTGGGAACTGCTGTGGTATGCATCGCCCTGTACCGAGCATATCAGCGTTATAAAGAGAAACACCGGCAAGAAGACCACTTTGATCAGCAACACATTGTAACTCCAATGTCTGATGATGAGTCAGTGGATTCTGAAAGACTGTGTGTAATCTGCATTTCTAAAACACGTGAATGTGTGATCCTTCCATGTGGACATGTATGCTGCTGTTTCCAGTGTTATCAAGCTCTGCCTAACCAAATATGCCCCATCTGCAGATGCCACATAGAAAGGGTTGTCCCTCTTTATCAAGTATAA
- the LOC137570645 gene encoding mitochondrial ubiquitin ligase activator of nfkb 1-A-like isoform X3, which translates to MHVGNYSLAAEGMWRLERSIAQAASRLQMSADLQALMEETREIHYVALEGRVEAVGKPLCSQNYPDLQAVIQKQQMIEHSLLWNSLTKSWNEYERVVHESVKEIPFRLRPLEDDECSVLVCHPLLASGLTLQTVHERFQAASLGLGELIGHYLSGEKPTGLLEIEEILPVGSTITGLGKLTLNSDGEITLVPPQDGSTYFLSLAGYEDVLHGQQSIAYFWRGAAFLFGALGTAVVCIALYRAYQRYKEKHRQEDHFDQQHIVTPMSDDESVDSERLCVICISKTRECVILPCGHVCCCFQCYQALPNQICPICRCHIERVVPLYQV; encoded by the exons ATGCATGTCGGGAACTACAGCCTAGCGGCGGAGGGGATGTGGAGACTGGAGAGAAGTATTGCGCAA GCTGCCTCCAGGCTACAGATGAGCGCTGATTTACAGGCACTGATGGAAGAAACCCGGGAAATACATTATGTAGCACTGGAAG GAAGGGTGGAAGCAGTGGGTAAACCTCTCTGTAGCCAGAATTATCCTGACCTCCAGGCTGTAATTCAGAAGCAGCAAATGATAGAGCACAGTCTGCTCTGGAACAGCCTGACGAAAAGCTG GAATGAATATGAGAGAGTAGTTCACGAGAGTGTGAAGGAAATTCCTTTCCGGTTACGACCTCTGGAGGATGATGAATGCTCTGTACTGGTGTGTCACCCACTGCTTGCATCTGGCCTGACTTTACAAACTGTCCATGAACGCTTTCAAGCTGCTTCTCTCGGTCTTGGTGAGCTAATTGGCCACTACCTGAGTGGGGAAAAACCCACAGGCTTGTTAGAGATAGAAGAGATTCTGCCGGTTGGGAGTACCATAACTGGACTGGGAAAGTTGACCCTGAACAGTGATGGAGAAATTACTTTAGTGCCTCCTCAAGATGGATCTACATACTTCTTATCGCTTGCTGGGTATGAAGACGTTTTACATGGACAGCAATCCATAGCTTATTTTTGGAGAGGAGCAGCATTTCTCTTTGGAGCTTTGGGAACTGCTGTGGTATGCATCGCCCTGTACCGAGCATATCAGCGTTATAAAGAGAAACACCGGCAAGAAGACCACTTTGATCAGCAACACATTGTAACTCCAATGTCTGATGATGAGTCAGTGGATTCTGAAAGACTGTGTGTAATCTGCATTTCTAAAACACGTGAATGTGTGATCCTTCCATGTGGACATGTATGCTGCTGTTTCCAGTGTTATCAAGCTCTGCCTAACCAAATATGCCCCATCTGCAGATGCCACATAGAAAGGGTTGTCCCTCTTTATCAAGTATAA